The region TGTGCAGGTAGTCATCAGACTCTGCCTGCATGGGGTGCAGCATTACCATACCTTGACCGGCATTGGGCCTGGTTGACCCTGCATTCGGCTGCCGACCCACACGTTTCGTCATGCTATTATATAGTCCCGGTGATGCAGGCTCCATGACTTGAGATGAGACGCCGTGCTTGACGGATGTCGGTGTGGATACATTGGTCGTGCCCGACTCTAGGTCATGCAGATACGGATCTTGCACCACCCGACTGGGCATATTAATAAATGCATTGAGTTCTGTGCTGTCCTCGGCATCTTCCCAGTTTTCAGACCCAAAACTTTTGCGCGATGCGTACGTCGCCCGGTCAGCAGGGTCTTCATCGGTCGCATACGCCTTCCTATTCCACGTAGGGGCGTGCTCCCTTGGTCCGTTGACATTCGATTTTGCAGAACGCTCACGAGACTGCCGGGGCTCTGCTGCGACGCGGTCATACTGTCTCGCCGACATGACGGCGTCCAACGTTGTTGAGTGTGCAGTCAAAATGGGCGTCGACTGCCCCttgtggcgctgcacgcgccgagTGTGGAGGATTGTTTGGCATTTACACTCTATATCCAATCACATGACGACTTGGCTTCTGGGTCAGGCCTACGCGGCTCCACGTCAAATGAGCTGGCCCACCGCTACAGAGGCACAGTTGGACGGCTGGGGCGGCGCGAGGTCTGTATATaccgcctcgtcatcgGTATCGTGCATAGTGTGGTACTGAGACGGCTCTGCGTGCATGTGTGTACTGGCATGCGGTCGCGCTGATGGTTCGAGCGCGGGCGAGTCGGGCATGAACCTGTGCCTCACCTTTGGTATCATCACAGGTGGGTTCTGCTGCAGGAGCGGGACCAGACTTGCACCGTGCAAAATCAGCTGGTCTAGTACGTGCTGTTGAATTTGTTCGAGGGCCTCTTCAGAGGACGCATCGGCAAATGCCACAGCCATAGCCATACTGGCGTCCAAAGTCAGGAGGCGCATGTAAAAATAGCCACGGTCGCGTACGTCCGGATTGGCGACGAGGTCCGTCGCTTGGTGCAGGATCTTCTGTACAATTGGTCCACCAGATTTTGGCTTCCGAAGGAACAGTTTGACTGTGGCCGTTAAGAGTGCCAGCTGCACATCGGACGACTCGTCCAAAAAGGACAGGGTATagtcatgcagcgcatcggTAGAACCTTCGACACGATCGCAAAAGTGCCCCAAGATCCAGATCATGGACACCTTGGCTGGGGACTCATACAGAGAGGGAATGTGGTCACATAGCATCGTGACAATGTAGCCGTAGCGGTCTGGGTATTTGCGCAAAATGTCCTTGACCACCATCACCGACTCTTGTAGTGCATAGTCCGCACGGCCCTGCATGATGGTCTTTagcgccgccacgcacgGGTCAGCTACAAGGCTCCACTTGAGGGCGAGGCGTCCGATCATGTGAGTGGCTTTGCGTGCGATGTTCTCGTTGATGTCCGTCACGCAGCTTTGTAATtcatccagcacatcgGTTGCATTCGATTGCGTTGCTAGTTGATACAGGATATCGAGCTTGACGAGCTTGATGTATTCTGGGTCGCTGTATGTACATAAAAAGGGAGAAAGCTCCAACCGCAGCACCATGGGCCGACGCTGCAAGTATAGAAGCACGTTTGTGAGAATCGTATACAAGATCTCTGGAGGCGCCTTCATATGCGGCATGAGCACATAGCCAATCCACCGTCCTAGCGCGTTCATCCGCTCCATGTCGCTCATATAATTCATCAGAAACATGGCCACCTTGCTGGCTGTGAGTGCCAATGTCGGGCTGTGCACCTGCACATGCCGCGACAAAGCATCTGCGAGCATATGGGCCTCCTGGCCCGTCTGCGGCGTAAAAAACAACAGCGTCTCCATAATGTACGTCTGCCCCCATTCAGAACATTGATGCATGACTTGCACGAGGTGGTTGGCCTGCTTGAAGTTGACAGAGAGTTGCATCGTGTGGCTACTCTCTGCCATGTGATACAGTGCTGCAACCGCTGACACCACCACGTCGGTGCTCGTATCATACATCATGCCAAAGAGCTTTTCGATAAACCCGCTTTTTTCCATGAGAGCTGCATCGTACATGTACATccgagcgacgcacatgGCCGCTGTTTTGCGAACGTATGGTTTCTTGTCGTACAAAGCGCTGCGTACAGGATCTAGGAGGCCGtgcaccatgtcgtcggtgAGGAGAGACGCCATGGTTCGCAGTGCCGAAGCACGTGTGATCGCATCTTGACTTTTCGCATCCTGCGTAAACAAATCGATATAGGGCGTCAATGCCTCCTTCTTCCTCATACCGTAGTTCGACAGGAAAAAGTACCCCATCTTTTTTATATGGATATCCTGAAGACTCATGCACTCCGCCACACTCGTACACAGTGCGCTCATGTCATTGCCCATCGTTGCATTCGCTATAATGCGCTTCAGCACAGCCACCTTTTTCGAGTAAGACTTCGCATTGACAAGGTCTGAGCCCAGCTCCTCTGCACTGCCATACACAAAGCACCTGTCCTGCCGCCCATGGTCCGCCATGCCTCCCACGACACCGGCGTGCCGGCTGGGTGGAGGCAGCAGCGGCCCTCGAgcggcgagcggcgcgtccgctATCACGTGCCATGACCAAAAAAATTGTCGCTTCAGCCTGGCTTCTTGCTTCCTGGACGATGGAGTATCAGCCGCTGagagcgccgccgacggCTGCAGCGACGGCCTCATCGTCGCTGCACTCGCACTCCGAGTCGCTATATTGGAGGAATCAGTTTTACTCGCCTGTCTTTCTCAAAGAGTTTGCGCCCGTGACGTGCATCCACTTTGTGCCAtcgagccatgccacgGACGATGATCCTAGTGGCTCGAGCTCGCGTGGCCGATTCGCTGTCACGACAGGCACTCGCGTGCAGATCTACAGCATGCGCACAAGTCGCGTAGTAAAGACCATCACTCGTTTTAAGGATGTGGCCCGCAGCGCGCACTTTCGCTCGGATGCCCGTTTGCTGGTGGCCGGCGAGGACACGGGGAATGTGCAAGTCTTTGATACCAACTCACGTACGATATTGCGCTCTTTCCAAGGACACCAGATGCCCGTGCATGTATCTAAATTTTCGACGGATATCACGCAGGTGCTGACGGCCTCAGATGACCGCACTGTGCGCATGTGGGACATGCCTGAACAAAAAgagacgcgccgctttgAGGGCCACACGGACTATGTGCGCGCTGGAGCCATCTCTCAAGACAACCCGCATGTCGTCATGTCGGGCGCCTATGACGGCACGGTGCGTCTATGGGATCTGCGCATGAGCGAACACGACGGCCAAGCCATGTGCATGGAACATGGAGCGCCGGTCGAAGATGTGTTGGTGTACCCGACGGGTGGCAGTGGCGTGGCGGTGAGTGCCGGAGGGCCCATGCTGCGTGTATGGGATATCATGAGTGGGGGCCGttgcatgcgcgcgataTCCAACCACCAAAAGACGATCACGAAACTGGCGCTGTCCGTCGAGTCGGGCGCTGGATTCACCTCGGACGAAGGAAGTGGCGGCATGCGACTACTGAGCGGTGGCCTCGATCATCTTGTCAAGGTGTATGATCCAGCGCAGGACTATCGCGTCACGCACACGATGCGGTATCCAGCGCCCATCTTGAGTTTGGCCGTGAGTCCCGATGAAAGCCATATTGCCGTGGGCATGTCGGACGGCACACTGTGCATCCGGAAGCGCGAGCTCAAAGCTAGCGAGCTCGAGAGCCGTGagcgtcggcgtgccgcttTGCGCACAGGTGCCTATGAGCACTTTGCCACGGGCCCCACCCGGGCGAGTGCTGCGACGCGGGCTGACGAACTGTCCGTGGAgtcgacgcggcgccaaCGGCTGAAGCGCTACGATCAGCTCCTCAAAGCGTTCCGCTACCGGGATGCGTTGGATGCGAGTTTGCAGCAAGGCGTGCCTGCGAGTGTGACGTTTGCCCTGATCATGGAGCTGATTCGTCGCTCGCCGAGTGGCCAGGCGGACGGTCTGCGTCGTGCCATATCAGGACGTGACGACGTGACGCTCGAGCCCATCTTGCGTTTCCTGTTGCGGCATGTGACGAATCCGCAGTACACCCATCTTGTGTGCGACACACTGAATCTGGTGATTGATACGTACGCGTCGGTGTTGGGCCAATCGCCGATCATTGACGACCTGTTCGGGCGCATTTGGGCCAAGCTGGGCGAGGAAATGCGTCTCCAGTCTCAGCTGTTCCAGGTAAATGGTGCGTTGGAGATGCTCCTGGCGCGTTCGGCGCTGGGTGCGGCCATGACATAGATCCACACCCTGTATGCATGTCTACTTAGGCTATCACTTGCGCACCGAGCACTTCCTTGCCCGTGTTTTTGATCTTCTCCAGCACCGTCTCAAAAGGCACCGAAGcttcgacgtcgacgctctgctgctcgaggctGACCGTGTACGACGTGACGCCTGGTGTAAATGTCGCCGATCCCTCCT is a window of Malassezia restricta chromosome III, complete sequence DNA encoding:
- a CDS encoding copper chaperone yields the protein MTDTHKYHFDVKMTCGACSRAIERVLGKLEGVTSYTVSLEQQSVDVEASVPFETVLEKIKNTGKEVLGAQVIA
- a CDS encoding AP complex subunit beta; protein product: MADHGRQDRCFVYGSAEELGSDLVNAKSYSKKVAVLKRIIANATMGNDMSALCTSVAECMSLQDIHIKKMGYFFLSNYGMRKKEALTPYIDLFTQDAKSQDAITRASALRTMASLLTDDMVHGLLDPVRSALYDKKPYVRKTAAMCVARMYMYDAALMEKSGFIEKLFGMMYDTSTDVVVSAVAALYHMAESSHTMQLSVNFKQANHLVQVMHQCSEWGQTYIMETLLFFTPQTGQEAHMLADALSRHVQVHSPTLALTASKVAMFLMNYMSDMERMNALGRWIGYVLMPHMKAPPEILYTILTNVLLYLQRRPMVLRLELSPFLCTYSDPEYIKLVKLDILYQLATQSNATDVLDELQSCVTDINENIARKATHMIGRLALKWSLVADPCVAALKTIMQGRADYALQESVMVVKDILRKYPDRYGYIVTMLCDHIPSLYESPAKVSMIWILGHFCDRVEGSTDALHDYTLSFLDESSDVQLALLTATVKLFLRKPKSGGPIVQKILHQATDLVANPDVRDRGYFYMRLLTLDASMAMAVAFADASSEEALEQIQQHVLDQLILHGASLVPLLQQNPPVMIPKVRHRFMPDSPALEPSARPHASTHMHAEPSQYHTMHDTDDEAVYTDLAPPQPSNCASVAVGQLI
- a CDS encoding U3 small nucleolar RNA-associated protein 15 — encoded protein: MEYQPLRAPPTAAATASSSLHSHSESLYWRNQFYSPVFLKEFAPVTCIHFVPSSHATDDDPSGSSSRGRFAVTTGTRVQIYSMRTSRVVKTITRFKDVARSAHFRSDARLLVAGEDTGNVQVFDTNSRTILRSFQGHQMPVHVSKFSTDITQVLTASDDRTVRMWDMPEQKETRRFEGHTDYVRAGAISQDNPHVVMSGAYDGTVRLWDLRMSEHDGQAMCMEHGAPVEDVLVYPTGGSGVAVSAGGPMLRVWDIMSGGRCMRAISNHQKTITKLALSVESGAGFTSDEGSGGMRLLSGGLDHLVKVYDPAQDYRVTHTMRYPAPILSLAVSPDESHIAVGMSDGTLCIRKRELKASELESRERRRAALRTGAYEHFATGPTRASAATRADELSVESTRRQRLKRYDQLLKAFRYRDALDASLQQGVPASVTFALIMELIRRSPSGQADGLRRAISGRDDVTLEPILRFLLRHVTNPQYTHLVCDTLNLVIDTYASVLGQSPIIDDLFGRIWAKLGEEMRLQSQLFQVNGALEMLLARSALGAAMT